The bacterium genome includes a region encoding these proteins:
- a CDS encoding 30S ribosomal protein S11, whose amino-acid sequence MAKAKKVVRTRRRERKNVVAGQAHIQSTFNNTIISISDVDGNVISWGSAGAQGFKGSRKSTPFAAQVTAEATAKRALEHGMRSIEVFVRGPGAGREAAIRSLQATGLVVSAITDVTPIPHNGCRPPKRRRV is encoded by the coding sequence GTGGCCAAAGCCAAGAAGGTCGTCCGCACGCGGCGCCGCGAGCGCAAGAACGTGGTCGCGGGCCAGGCCCATATCCAGAGCACGTTCAACAACACGATCATCTCGATCAGCGACGTCGACGGGAACGTCATCTCGTGGGGCTCGGCCGGGGCCCAGGGCTTCAAGGGGAGCCGCAAGTCGACGCCGTTCGCCGCCCAGGTGACCGCCGAGGCGACCGCCAAGAGGGCGCTCGAGCACGGTATGCGCTCGATCGAAGTCTTCGTCCGAGGTCCGGGCGCAGGTCGCGAGGCGGCGATCCGCTCCCTGCAGGCGACCGGCCTGGTGGTCAGCGCGATCACTGACGTCACCCCCATCCCGCACAACGGCTGCCGCCCGCCAAAGCGGCGGAGGGTCTAG
- a CDS encoding 30S ribosomal protein S13, protein MARIAGVDIPPQKRVVISLMYIHGVGRTTAAKLVKMANLSPDTRVRDLSEEEVGRLRQIIDRMATAKEVLIEGDLRREIAMNIKRMTEIGSYRGSRHRRGLPVRGQRTRTNARGRRGPKRAVAGKKKVKAGK, encoded by the coding sequence ATGGCGAGAATCGCCGGTGTCGACATACCCCCGCAGAAGCGGGTCGTGATCTCCCTGATGTACATCCATGGCGTCGGTCGTACGACCGCCGCCAAGCTGGTCAAGATGGCCAATCTCAGCCCGGACACCCGGGTGAGGGACCTCAGCGAAGAGGAGGTCGGCCGCCTTCGCCAGATCATCGACCGCATGGCCACCGCCAAAGAGGTCCTGATCGAAGGTGATCTCCGGCGCGAGATCGCGATGAACATCAAGCGGATGACCGAGATCGGCTCATACCGTGGCTCCCGGCACCGCCGTGGACTGCCGGTCCGCGGCCAGCGCACGCGCACCAATGCCCGCGGCCGCCGCGGTCCGAAGCGCGCCGTCGCCGGCAAGAAGAAAGTGAAGGCGGGCAAGTAG
- a CDS encoding 50S ribosomal protein L36 — protein MKVRPSVKKMCSSCKVIKRNGVVRVICSKTPKHKQRQG, from the coding sequence ATGAAGGTACGTCCGTCGGTCAAGAAGATGTGCTCGAGCTGCAAGGTGATCAAGCGCAATGGAGTCGTTCGCGTCATCTGCTCCAAGACGCCGAAACACAAGCAAAGGCAGGGCTAG
- the infA gene encoding translation initiation factor IF-1 — MPQRPPLVKGVVVEPLPNGVYRVELENGAKVLAHVADRAGTHFTRLLAGDKVGVELASGDRSRGRIREIWR; from the coding sequence GTGCCCCAACGCCCCCCACTCGTGAAGGGGGTCGTGGTGGAGCCTCTTCCCAACGGCGTCTACCGGGTTGAGCTCGAGAACGGGGCCAAGGTCCTCGCCCACGTCGCCGACCGTGCCGGCACCCACTTCACCCGGCTCCTCGCTGGAGACAAGGTGGGGGTCGAGCTTGCGAGCGGCGACCGATCGCGAGGACGCATTCGAGAGATTTGGAGATGA
- the map gene encoding type I methionyl aminopeptidase, producing the protein MINLKTAHEIDLMARAGSLLASVLPPLKAACEPGVKTIELDRIAERLIREGGATPGFLGYQGFPRSICVSINDEAVHGIPGNRKVAAGDLVSLDLGLVLEGFWADVGITVGVGEITEEAKSLLKVTEQALYVGIDKARPGGWLGDISSAVQKHVEAAGFSVIRQFVGHGIGRQMHEDPQVPNFGSPGTPPKLKAGMTLAIEPMVNAGSHEVYMKPDGWTICTADRSLSAYFEHTVAITDKGPLILTHNPLLPSGRG; encoded by the coding sequence ATGATCAACCTCAAGACCGCCCACGAGATCGACCTGATGGCCCGCGCGGGCAGCCTGCTCGCGTCCGTGCTTCCGCCGCTGAAGGCGGCGTGCGAGCCGGGCGTCAAGACGATCGAGCTCGACCGTATCGCCGAACGCCTCATCCGGGAAGGCGGCGCCACGCCGGGCTTTTTGGGCTATCAGGGCTTCCCTCGCTCGATCTGTGTTTCGATCAACGACGAGGCGGTCCACGGCATTCCGGGAAACCGCAAGGTCGCCGCCGGGGACCTGGTCAGCCTGGACCTCGGTCTGGTACTGGAGGGCTTCTGGGCCGACGTCGGCATCACGGTCGGGGTGGGCGAGATCACCGAGGAGGCGAAAAGCCTCTTGAAGGTCACCGAGCAGGCGCTGTACGTCGGCATCGACAAGGCGCGCCCGGGGGGCTGGTTGGGCGACATCTCCTCGGCCGTCCAGAAGCACGTCGAGGCGGCAGGCTTCTCAGTCATCCGCCAGTTCGTCGGCCACGGCATCGGCCGCCAGATGCACGAGGACCCGCAGGTCCCGAACTTCGGCAGCCCGGGCACGCCGCCCAAGCTCAAGGCCGGGATGACGCTGGCGATCGAGCCGATGGTCAACGCCGGGTCGCACGAGGTGTACATGAAGCCGGACGGCTGGACGATCTGCACGGCGGATCGCTCTCTGTCGGCCTACTTCGAGCACACCGTCGCGATCACCGACAAGGGCCCCCTGATCCTCACCCACAACCCCCTGTTGCCCTCGGGGAGGGGCTAG
- a CDS encoding adenylate kinase, with the protein MLSGLHHRDPADSDGEDLRHSPSADVPGRHRHPHRRGRGPRHDEAAADPARDATIPRLHNLVNLLLYGAPGSGKGTQANMLREHFGIPHIATGDMLRAEVQAGTELGRQAQPILAAGQYVSDDIMIGMIRNRLRRHDCERGFIIDGFPRTVPQAEALDALMEQLGRRFDRVLYLKVETAELLRRLSGRLVCPSCQRTYPPGAEKCVSDGTVLVQREDDKAEAVKPRIEIYLQKTIPVLDHYRGEGLVSEIDGRGTIEEISRQVLRAISAPPAERYPAQPGGGETQPEIKAQRIK; encoded by the coding sequence CACCGCCATCCTCATCGTCGTGGGCGTGGCCCTCGACACGATGAAGCAGCTGCAGACCCAGCTCGTGATGCGACAATACCGCGGCTTCATAACCTAGTGAATCTGCTGCTGTACGGAGCCCCAGGAAGCGGTAAGGGCACGCAAGCGAACATGCTGCGTGAGCATTTCGGCATCCCGCACATCGCCACCGGCGACATGCTGCGCGCCGAGGTCCAGGCGGGCACCGAGCTCGGCCGCCAGGCGCAGCCCATCCTGGCGGCCGGCCAGTACGTATCCGACGACATCATGATCGGGATGATCCGCAACCGGCTTCGCCGCCACGACTGCGAGCGCGGCTTCATCATCGACGGGTTCCCGCGAACCGTGCCGCAGGCCGAGGCGCTGGACGCGTTGATGGAGCAGCTCGGCCGCCGCTTCGACCGGGTGCTCTATCTCAAAGTCGAGACGGCCGAGCTCCTGCGCCGGCTTTCGGGACGCTTGGTCTGCCCGAGCTGCCAGCGCACCTACCCGCCGGGGGCCGAAAAATGCGTGAGTGACGGCACGGTCCTGGTGCAGCGCGAGGACGACAAGGCCGAGGCGGTGAAGCCGCGGATCGAGATCTACCTGCAGAAGACCATCCCTGTGCTCGACCACTACCGTGGTGAGGGGCTGGTTTCCGAGATCGACGGCCGGGGCACAATCGAGGAGATCAGCCGCCAAGTCCTCAGAGCCATCAGCGCTCCGCCGGCGGAGAGGTACCCGGCGCAGCCGGGGGGCGGGGAGACGCAACCGGAGATCAAGGCCCAGAGAATCAAATGA